Proteins from a genomic interval of Arachis hypogaea cultivar Tifrunner chromosome 10, arahy.Tifrunner.gnm2.J5K5, whole genome shotgun sequence:
- the LOC112716788 gene encoding proteasome subunit alpha type-3, with protein MSSIGTGYDLSVTTFSPDGRVFQIEYAAKAVDNSGTVIGIKCKDGIVLGVEKLIASKMMLPGSNRRIHSVHRHSGMAVAGLAADGRQIVARTKSEATNYDSVYGEPIPVKELAERVASYVHLCTLYWWLRPFGCGVILGGYDRDGPQLYMVEPSGVSYRYFGAAIGKGRQAAKTEIEKLKLTDMTCRQGVIEVAKIIYGVHDEAKDKDFELEMSWVCDESNRQHQKVPDELLEEAKAAAKAALEEMDAD; from the exons ATGAGCAGCATCGGAACAGGTTACGATCTATCGGTCACTACTTTCTCACCTGATGGCCGCGTTTTCCAGATCGAGTACGCCGCCAAGGCCGTCGACAATAGCGG GACTGTTATAGGGATCAAATGCAAGGATGGCATTGTGTTG GGCGTGGAGAAACTTATTGCTTCGAAAATGATGTTACCGGGTTCTAATCGGAGAATACACTCGGTTCATCGCCACTCTGGCATG GCTGTGGCAGGGTTAGCAGCTGACGGTAGGCAAATTGTTGCGAGGACCAAGTCTGAAGCAACTAACTATGACAG TGTGTATGGAGAACCTATTCCTGTTAAGGAACTTGCTGAACGCGTGGCTAGTTATGTGCACCTTTGCACACTGTACTGGTGGCTCAG ACCTTTTGGATGTGGCGTCATACTAGGAGGTTATGACAGAGATGGACCACAATTGTACATGGTTGAACCTTCTGGTGTTTCCTAT AGATATTTTGGTGCTGCAATTGGGAAAGGCAGGCAGGCTGCAAAAAC AGAGATTGAGAAGCTAAAGCTTACTGATATGACTTGCCGTCAAGGGGTTATTGAAGTAGCCAAGAT TATTTATGGAGTTCATGATGAGGCAAAGGATAAAGACTTTGAACTTGAAATGAGTTGGGTGTGTGATGAATCAAATCGCCAACATCAAAAG GTCCCCGATGAGCTTctagaagaagctaaggcagcaGCCAAAGCTGCTCTTGAAGAAATGGATGCTGATTAG
- the LOC112716787 gene encoding mitochondrial import receptor subunit TOM20 gives MDLQQNEFDRLLFFEHARKTAEAEYAKNPLDADNLTRWGGALLELSQFQTFPETKKMTEDAISKLEEALVVNPKKHDTLWCLGNAHTSQAFLIPDRDEAKVYFDKAAEYFQQAVDEDPSNELYHKSLEVAAKAPELHVEIHKHGGFAQQQSTGSTGASTSAGTKTQKKKKSSDLKYDIFGWIILAVGIVAWVGFAKSNLPPPPPPPPR, from the exons ATGGATTTGCAGCAGAACGAGTTCGATCGCCTTTTGTTCTTCGAGCATGCCCGTAAAACCGCCGAAGCTGAATACGCCAAGAACCCTCTCGATGCCGAC AACTTGACAAGATGGGGCGGAGCTTTGTTAGAGTTGTCACAATTTCAGACCTTTCCCGAAACTAAGAAGATGACCGAAG ATGCTATTTCGAAGTTGGAGGAGGCTCTTGTGGTTAATCCAAAGAAGCATGATACTCTCTGGTGCCTGGGAAATGCTCACACCTCTCAAGCATTCTTAATTCCTGACCGTGATGAAGCGAAAGTTTATTTCGATAAGGCAGCTGAGTACTTCCAGCAAGCTGTTGATGAG GATCCTAGCAATGAACTATACCACAAATCATTGGAAGTGGCTGCCAAG GCTCCTGAGCTGCATGTAGAAATCCATAAGCATGGTGGCTTTGCTCAGCAGCAGTCAACTGGATCAACTGGAGCTTCTACTTCTGCTGGTACTAAG actcagaagaaaaagaagagcagTGATCTGAAGTATGACATATTTGGATGGATTATTCTGGCTGTTGGCATTGTTGCATGGGTGGGGTTTGCGAAGTCGAACTTGCCTCCTCCCCCACCACCGCCTCCACGATGA
- the LOC112716786 gene encoding mitochondrial import receptor subunit TOM20 has product MDLQQNDFDHLLLYEHARKTAEAGYAKNPLDADNLTRWGGALLELSQFQTLPEAKKMIEDAVSKLEEALVVNPKKHGTLWSLGKAHTSQAFLIPDCDEAKVYFDKGAEYFQQAVDEDPSNEQYHKSLEVAAKAPELHVEIHKHCGFAQQQSPGATGASTSAGTKIQQLLREEKIDFSTMMGSGSGGPGGGLPSHSHGSYASSSSMRKRRKNDEETCFCDLKTLIKKSGTSQNSDRLFHTCPKYQKGSCCNFFKWVEENDHAVVAEGPKGVLETDVKLEIDYENWKVKLAWRISSLEAEVRVLKMLMCFMFTCLIMVILVGALLCMSYMYK; this is encoded by the exons ATGGATTTGCAGCAGAACGACTTCGATCACCTTTTGTTATACGAGCACGCCCGTAAAACCGCCGAAGCCGGATACGCCAAGAACCCTCTCGATGCCGAC AACTTGACAAGATGGGGCGGGGCTTTGTTAGAGTTATCACAATTTCAGACTCTTCCCGAAGCTAAGAAAATGATCGAAG ATGCTGTTTCGAAACTGGAGGAGGCTCTTGTGGTTAATCCCAAGAAGCATGGTACTCTTTGGTCCCTTGGAAAAGCTCACACCTCTCAAGCATTCTTAATTCCTGACTGTGATGAGGCGAAAGTTTATTTCGATAAGGGAGCTGAGTACTTCCAGCAAGCTGTTGATGAA GATCCTAGCAATGAACAATACCACAAATCATTGGAAGTGGCTGCCAAG GCTCCTGAGCTGCATGTAGAAATCCATAAGCATTGTGGCTTTGCTCAGCAGCAGTCACCTGGAGCAACTGGAGCTTCTACTTCTGCTGGTACTAAG ATCCAGCAGCTGTTGAGGGAGGAGAAAATCGATTTCAGCACCATGATGGGGAGTGGAAGTGGAGGTCCCGGTGGTGGATTGCCGTCACACTCACATGGTAGCTATGCTTCGAGCTCGTCCAtgcgaaaaagaaggaaaaacgaTGAGGAAACCTGTTTCTGCGATTTAAAAACTTTGATTAAGAAATCTGGGACATCACAGAATTCAGATAGGTTGTTTCATACTTGTCCAAAATATCAG AAGGGAAGCTGCTGCAATTTTTTTAAATGGGTTGAGGAAAATGATCATGCAGTTGTTGCAGAAGGTCCAAAGGGGGTCCTAGAAACTGATGTAAAACTGGAGATTGATTATGAAAATTGGAAGGTTAAATTAGCATGGAGAATAAGTAGTTTAGAAGCAGAAGTCAGAGTACTCAAAATGTTAATGTGTTTCATGTTCACTTGTCTGATAATGGTCATCTTAGTAGGAGCCTTACTTTGCATGTCATATATGTACAAGTAG
- the LOC112716791 gene encoding uncharacterized protein — MTKFRKLGRPTGHRMSMLRTMVSQLIKHERIETTVAKAKEVRRLADNMVQLGKEGSLCAARRAGAFVRGDDVLHKLFTELSYRYKDREGGYTRVLRTRIRVGDAAPLAYIEFVDRENELRQSKPPTPQPPQRAAIDPWTRSRLTRQFAPPKEEKPDSGL; from the exons ATGACTAAGTTCCGGAAACTAGGTCGACCCACGGGTCACCGAATGTCCATGCTCAGAACCATGGTCTCCCAGCTCATCAAGCACGAGCGCATCGAAACCACTGTTGCCAAG GCTAAAGAGGTTCGCAGACTCGCTGATAACATGGTTCAGCTTGGCAAGGAG GGTTCTCTGTGTGCTGCAAGGCGCGCTGGTGCTTTTGTGAGAGGAGATGATGTCCTTCACAAACTCTTTACTGAACTCTCTTATCGTTACAA GGATAGAGAAGGTGGATACACCAGAGTTCTAAGGACTCGAATTCGAGTTGGTGATGCTGCACCGCTGGCCTATATTGA GTTTGTTGACCGAGAAAATGAGCTTAGACAGTCGAAGCCGCCAACACCGCAACCACCACAGAGAGCCGCAATTGACCCCTGGACCAGATCTCGTCTCACTAGGCAGTTTGCACCTCCTAAAGAGGAAAAACCAGACTCTGGATTATGA